One Nocardia huaxiensis genomic window, CGCGACGGCCAGTTCGGCAAGTGGCTCGAAGGCGCGCGCGACTGGAACATCAGCCGCAACCGGTACTGGGGTTCGCCCATCCCCGTGTGGGTTTCGGACAATCCGGAGTACCCGCGCATCGACGTCTACGGTTCGCTCGACGAGCTCGAGCGTGACTTCGGCGTGCGCCCGACCGACCTGCACCGGCCCATGATCGACGAGCTGGTGCGGCCGAATCCCGATGACCCGACCGGGAAGTCGATGATGCGGCGCACCCCCGAGGTGCTGGACTGCTGGTTCGAATCGGGCTCCATGCCCTTCGCGCAGGTGCACTACCCGTTCGAGAACAAGAACTGGTTCGACGGCGGCCACGGCGACGAGAACGGCAACCCGGTCCCGGGCCACAATCCGGGCGACTTCATCGTCGAGTACAACGGCCAGACCCGCGGCTGGTTCTACACCCTGCACGTGCTGGCCACCGCGCTGTTCGACCGTCCGGCGTTCAAAACCGTTGCGGCGCACGGCATCGTGCTCGGCGACGACGGGCTCAAGATGTCCAAGTCCAAGGGCAACTACCCGAACGTCAACGAGGTCTTCGACCGTGACGGCTCCGACGCCATGCGCTGGTTCCTCATGGCCTCGCCGATCCTGCGCGGCGGCAACCTGATCGTCACCGAGCGCGGCATCCGCGAGGGTGTCAGCCACGCGCTGCGGCCGCTGTGGAACGCCTGGACCTTCCTGCAGCTGTACGCTTCGAAACCCGGTACCTGGCGCACGGATTCGCAGCATGTGCTGGATCGCTACATCCTCGCGAAGCTGGCGCAGACCCGCGACGTGATGACCGAGGCGCTGGAGACCTACGACATCGCGGGCGCGTGCGACGAGCTGCGCTCGTTCGCCGACGCGCTGACCAATTGGTATGTGCGCCGGTCGCGTTCGCGGTTCTGGGAGGAGGACCGCGATGCCATCGACACCCTGCACACCGTGCTCGAGGTGACGACTCGCCTTGCGGCGCCGCTGCTTCCGCTCATCACCGAGGTGATCTGGCGGGGTCTCACCGGCGGCCGCTCGGTGCACCTGGCCGACTGGCCGGCCGCGTCCGACCTGCCGCACGACGCCGAGCTGGTGTCGGCCATGGATGAGGTGCGCACGGTCTGCTCCACGGTGCTGTCGCTGCGCAAGGCGCAGAATCTCCGTGTGCGCCTGCCGCTTTCGGAGGTCACCGTGGCCGCGGCCGACGCCGAGCGGCTCGCCCCGTTCGTCGAGCTGATCGCCGACGAGGTGAACGTCAAGAAGGTCGACCTCACCACCGATGTGGCCGCGCACGGCCGCTTCGAACTGGTCGTGAACGCCCGCGCCGCCGGTCCGCGCATCGGCAAGGAGGTGCAGACGGTCATCAAGGCGGTCAAGGCCGGGGAGTGGAGTGAGGCCGCCGACGGCACCGTCACCGCCGCGGGCATCGCCCTGCTGCCCGAGGAGTACACCCAGCGCCTGGTGGCCGCCGAACCCGAGTCCACCGCCGCCCTGCCCGGCAACTCCGGGCTGGTGGTGTTGAACTCGGTGGTCACCGAGGAGCTGGAGGCCGAGGGCTGGGCCCGCGACCTCATCCGCGACCTGCAGGAAACCCGCAAGTCCACGGGTCTCGACGTCTCCGACCGCATCACCGTGGTCCTCGACGTCCCGGCCGAGCGCCTGGCCTGGGCGCAGACGCACAGGGACCTCATCGCCGGTGAAATCCTCGCCACCGCACTGACTTTCGGTGACGCGGGCGCGGATGCCGCCGAGATCGTGGGCGGCGTGAAGGTGTCGATCAGCAAGAACTGACGATCGAGCGAACACCGAAGGGCGGGGCCACTGCGGCCCCGCCCTTCGGCTGTACCAGCACTCGTCATCCCGGCGTGCTTTTGGCCGGGATCGACACAGCGACAGCGCCCCATCTCTGTGGATTCCGGCCAAGAACATGCCGGAATGACGAGGGCGGTGTGGATTCCGGCCAAGAACATGCCGGAATGACGAGGGCGGTGTTGGGCCGGCAGTGGCGTGGCCAACACCCGCGTGCGACGTGTTGGCTCTTGTGTGGCTGCTGTTGCCTGCGATACAACAGTTATGCGCCAGCAACTATCAACGTCAGGTTGAGCTTGCGTGTTCTGCTGATCGACGCAACTGATAGAAAAGTGCACTGCCAGGCAAGTCGTACCGGTGTGGATGCCATGGGGAAGTGGTTCATCCCGCACAGGAGAGTTTGCTGTGCTGTCGCCAATCGGCTCGTCGGGTGGTGTGCCACACCTGAAGGGCGAGTTGTATGAGCAGTCGCTGGATTCGTCGTACCGCCAGATTCCTCACCACGATCACCGTCGCACTGACCCTGGCCGCACCCCTGTGGGTGGGTGCCGCCGCCGCGGACACCGGCAGCGGCACCGGCAGCGCCTCCTCCGGCAGCGCCACCGGATCGTTCTCCGGCAGCGCGAGCGGTTCGGCGCAGCTGCCGGTCACCAGTCCCCGGGCGGTCGCCGCGCTGGCGGTGGCTTCCACGCAGATCGGAAAGCCCTACGAGTGGGGTGGCACCGGGCCGGACGCCTGGGACTGCTCCGGCCTGGTGCAGTGGGCCTATCGGCAGGTGGGTATCAATCTGCCCAGAACCACCTGGCTGCAGGTGGATTCGGGGCTCGAGGTCCCGTTCCACGCGCTGCAGCCCGGCGATGTCGTGATCTTGAACGGGGATGCCTCGCACGTGGGCATCTACGCCGGGTTCGGGCAGATCCTCAATGCGTACGACTGGGGCGTGCCGGTGGGCTTCACTCCGCTGTCCCAGTTCGAGATCTACGACATTCGCCGCTTCTACTGAATCTCGTTACTCCACAACCAGTTCCACGGGGATATTGCCGCGGGTGGCCTTGGAGTAGGGGCACACCTGGTGGGCGGCCTCGACCAGGGCGCGGCCGGTTTCGTTCTGCAGGTGCTCGGGCAGTTCCACGCGCAGCACCACGGAGATGCCGAAGCCGGTCTCGTCGTCCTTGTTCAGGCTGACGTCGGCGGTGACCGAGGTGTCGCCCAGGTCGGCCTTCTGGGTGCGGGCCACGACCTGCAGCGCGCTGGCGAAACACGCCGAGTAGCCCATGGCGAAGAGCTGCTCCGGGTTGGTGCCGTCGCCGGTGCCGCCGACGGCCTTGGGCTGGGCCAGCTTCAGGTCGAGGTAGCCGTCGGAGCTGACGGAGCGGCCTTCGCGGCCGACCGAGGTGGCGGACGAGGTGAAGAGTGTGGTCATGGCGTTCCTCCTAGACAGACTTGTCTGTTCACGTCTGACGCCAAGGGTAGACAGATCTGTCTGCTAGAGTCAAGGGCATGAGCGAAGCCCGCGAACGCCTCCTGGACACGGCCACCCGGCTGTTCTATGCCGAGGGCATTCACACCGTGGGCATCGACCGCATCATCGCCGAGGCGGCCATTGCCAAGGCCACCTTCTACCGGCACTTCAAGACCAAGGACGACCTGGTCGTCGCCTACCTCACGCGCGAATACGCCCGGCAGAAGGGCGTGCTCGAGGCCGTGCCGGGCGAGGGGGCCGAGTCCATCACCGCCATCTTCGAGCGGCTCGGCGAATTGAGCTGCGGCCCGGGGTTTCGTGGCTGCCCGTTCCTGAACGCGGCGGTGGAGTTCCCGAATCCGGACCACGCGGTGCGGGCGATCGTCGACGACTACCGCGGCTGGTTCCGCGATCTCATGGCCGAACGGCTGCGCCAGGACGGGCATCCGGATCCGGACGGCACGGCCCGCGCGCTGCTGCTCACTCGGGACGGAGTTGCTCTCAGTGGCGGCGTCGGCGACAGCGAAACCGTCCGAGCCGGTATTCGAACCGCCCTGGCGCACTTGGCGAAGTAGGCCCTCGGTCAGACGCCGACCGATTCCTCCATCTCCTCCTCCGCGGCCGCGCGGGCATCGGGGTGGACGGCCTGCCGGGGAGCCGTTGCGGCGCGGCGCTTTTCAGTGCGTCCGGCGAGGGCGATGAGCAGCAGGCCCGCCGCGAACCACAGCACCAGGCTCAGGATGCGGCTGCCGAATCCCGCGCCGTCGAAGTACAGCAGGCTGCGCGCGCCCTCCATGAAGCCCGCGCCGTTCCAGAATCCGTGCAGTGTCCCGAAGAAGTCGTTCTGCAGCCACGGGCTGTAGACGCCGCCGGAGCTGGTGAAGTTCAGCATGACGAACAGCACCATCATGGCCAGGGTGGTCCAGCGTTGCAGGTAGGTGTGCAGGCCGATGCCGATGGCCAGCACGCCGGCCGAGTACAGCCACGACATGGCCCACACCGCGCCGAGGTCGTGGTCGACCACGTGGAAGACCGGTCCGGCGACGGCGAGGCCGATGAGGCTCACGATGAACGAGGTGACCAGCCCGAACAGGGCGCGAATCCACATGGGCAGCCCCGCGCCCGCCGCGCCGATGGCCGCGACCGAGCCGTAGGAGCCGATGCTCAGCGCCACCAGCAGGAAGAAGATGCCCTGCGCGGTCGGGTCGCCGGACGCGGGCGAGGTGACGTCGGTGACCGTGAGCGCCACGCCCTGTTTGTCGGTGACCTGCTGGAATACCAGCTCGGTGGCCATGGCGGTGGTGTCCGAACCGGCCTTGGCGACAAGCAGTTCCGGGTGCTGGGCGTCGGGGACGAACGCGCCCGCGAGGTCGCGGTTCTTCAGTTGCGCCACGGCCGCGTCGCGGTCCGGCACGGTGATCACGTCGAGGGCCTTGCCGCCCTGATCCTTCAGCGTCTGCGCCAGCACCATCGCCTGTGGGTTGTCGCCCACGACCGCCACCGCCAGATGGTTGGGTTCGGGCTGGTGGAACGCGCCCAGGTAGGCCAGGCCCATGCCGAGGCACATGAGCAGCGGGGTGAGCAGGTGGGTGGCGACGTGCCGGATCTGATGCGAGGCCATGAAATCTTCTCTCAATAGTTGGCAAATACAACCAAGCGAAGTTGTACTATACAACCATGGATGCGGAAGCGGAACTCCCGGACCGGGCCGAGGCGATCGAGGTCATACAGCGCGAGCTCACCGCCTTCGCCCGCCGCGCGCGGGGGCGAGCCACCGAACTGCACCCGGAGCTGTCGCTGGTGGCGTCGAGCATTCTCGACCTGGTCATCGAGCGTGACGGCTGTCTGGCCGCCGACCTGGCGGGGCATTTCCACCTGGACAAGTCCACGGTGAGCCGGCAGGTGGCGGCGCTGGAGAAGTCGGGATACCTGGCGCGCGCGGCGGATCCGGCCAATCGCCGCAATCAGGTGCTGCGGGCCACGCCGGAGGGGGAGCGCGCGGCGCACGCGGCGGCCCGCAGCCGGGCGACCGCCTTCGCCCTGCGCTTCCGCGATTGGGACGATTCGGATTTGACGCAGTTGGCGCGATATCTCCTGCGCTACAACGCCTCTGACGAATAGACTTGGCGCGCGTCTCGCCGGTCGGGGCGGGACCTTCCGCTGGAGGTGGACGTCATGTCCCAGGGGTCGAAAGGTTTCACCGAGGCAAGAGTCGGCAATCGCACGCGGATTGCCGCCATGCTGGGCGGCGCGCTGCTGCTGGCCGCCACCGTGATCGGATGCGGCGCCGAGCCGGATCCCGAGGCGAATGTCCCGGCCGAGGGCACGCGGGTCAGCGGCGGCCCCGGTACCGTCGCCAAACCCGGCTCCCTCGAGGGCTTTTCGTCACCGGAGAGCGTGCTGTTCGCCGAGGACCGCTGGTTCATCTCCAATGTCGGCGCCGAGCGCGCACCGCTCGCCAAGGACGGCGACGGGTATCTCACCGAACTCAACGCGGTCGGCACCGTGACCGCCCGCAAGGCCATGCCCCGTCAGGGCGATCCGCCGTTGCACGCGCCGAAAGGCATGGCGCATCACGACAATCGCGTATTCGTGGCCGATATCGATCGCGTGGTCGGCTACGACGTGGACACGCACGGGCAGGTGTTCGAGGCGCCGCTGTCGGGCGACGAGCCCGCCATGCTGAATGACCTCGCGCTGCTGGACTCGAAAACCTTGCTGGTCAGCGACAGCTTGCGTGGCATCGTGTACCGGCTGGATCTGGAGTCCAAGTCCTTCGAGTCGCTGGCCACGGCGATTCCGGGCGCGAACGGCATCGCGCTGGACCCGTCGGGCAAAGTGGCGTTCGTGGCCGGCACCGGAGCCGACTTCACCGGCGGCGATCTGTGGCGGCTGGATCTCACCCAGAATCCGGTGGTGCCACAGCGGGTCGGGAGCGTGCACGGCGTCCTCGATGGAATCGCGGTGCCCGCCAATGGAACCATCGTGATCTCGGACTGGGTCTCGACCACCAACCCGGATCAGGCCGGGTCGGTGCAGGTGTACAACCCGGACGGGTCGCTGTCGGCCACCGTCAGGCTGCCCGACAATCTGCGCGGCCCAGCCGATTTCACCCTCGACGGCACCGGCCGCAATATCTGGGTCCCGGCGATGGCCGACAACCGGGTCGTCGTGGTGCCGCTGCCCTAGCCGAATACGGCACCGCCGCAGGCGAATACGGCACCGCCGCAGGCGCTTACAGCTCCAGGCCCCTGGCCAGCACCGGCCAGGAGTCGCGCAGCGCGTCCTCCCAGTAGCCCCAGGAATGCGTTCCGGCCTGGCTGATCTCGAAGGTCGCCGGGATCTCCAGCGTCGCCAGCTTGTCCTTGAGATTGCGGGCGCACCAATCGCTCGCGGCCTCGAGGATGCCGCCGATGATGAGCTGCTGGGCGAGCCCGCCGTCGGCCGGGCCGAGGCTGCGCACATCGGAGAGGGTGTCGTGCTGGCCGGGCAGCCCGCTGCCGTTGGAGACGTAGAGTTCCAGTCCCCGTAGTTGTTCGGCGTGCACGTACGGGTCGTTGGCCACCCACGCCGGATCGCCGGGCGGCCCGTACATGTTCTCGGGATTGCCGCCGCCGATGCCCACCACGATCTCGGCGAACTTGCGCCCGATGGGATCACTGATCTGCGCGCACCCGCTGTAGGCCGCCACCGCCCGGTACAGCCCCGGCTTGGCGATGGGCAGCTGCAACACCGAGGTGCCGGACATGGACATGCCCGCGATGGCGCGAACTCCATTGGTGTCCAGGGCTTCATCGATGATCGGCGGCAGTTCCTCGGTGAGGAACGTCTTCCACATATTGGTGCCGAGCGCGGGATCGGCTGTGCGCCAATCGGTGTAGTAGCTGTGCTTGCCGCCGATCGGCATGACCACGTTCACGTTCTTGTCGCCGAAGAACGACACGGAGTCGGTGTTGCGCTTCCAGGTGGCCGTATCCTGGCCGCCCCCAGCGCCATTGAGCATGTACAGCACCGGGCGCGGTTCGGAGGCGTCGGCCGGCCGCTGCACCTCCACGGTGATGTCGGTGTTCATGGCGGCGGACCACACGCGCAGCACCAGATTGCGCGCGTCGCGGATCTCGAAGGCGGCGATGCGGGAGCCGTCCTCGGAAACCGGTGTGGCAGCGAGGGTTGCGGTGCTGGTGATCGGATCGGGCGGGGGAGTCGCCGTCGCCGGTGCGGACAGCACAGTGATCGAACCGAGCAGAGCACTCACCGCTGTCGCGAGCGTCGCCGCGCACGTAACCGAACCGCGTAGCAAAACCAAACCTTCGAACTCATCGGGTTCCCGACCCGCTAGGGATAATCTCCGATAAGCCCGAAATGTTGCAAGTGGGACAAGTCACTACGGCGTGTGCGGCAGGATCACTCGCCGACGAGCTGCCGCAGCAGCGGCCCGTACTCGGGATGCGCCAGCGCCGAGGCGAATTGGGCGACCAGGTAGTCGGCCGGATTGCCGGTGTCGTACCAGCTGCCGCGAATCACCTGGCCGTACACCGGGTTTTCGGCCGCGAACAGGTTGATGGCATCGGTCAGATACACCTCGCCGGTGCGGTGGGTGTACCAGTTGTCCACCTGGCGGCGCAGTTCCGCGATGATGCCGGGGGTGACCACATACCCGCCGATGGCCGCGTACGAGGAGGGCGCGTCGGCGGTCTTGGGCTTCTCCTTGAGCCCGCTGATGCGCATGAGCCCCTCGCCGATGGTCTCCTCGACGACCGGCACGCCGTAGCGCTGGGATTCGGCCGGGTCCATGGGCATGAGCGCCAGCACGGGCGCGCCGGTCTTCTCGTAGGCGTCGATGAGCTGCTGGGCGCGCGGCACCTCGGCGACGAAGACGTCGTCGGGCCACAGCACCAGCATGGGTTCGTCGCCCAGATTGCGGGCGGCATTGAGCACGGGGGTGCCGTTGCCGTAGGGGCCGTGCTGGTCGAGGTAGGTGATGTGGCCGAGGCGGCCCAGTTCGTAGACCTCTTCCACGGCGTCGGCGTAGGCGGCCTTGCCGTCGGCGCGCAGCTGCGCGACCAGTTGCGGATTGGGCCGGAAGTGGTCCTGGATCAAGGACTTTCCGGCGCTGACCACGATCGTGATATCGGTGATGCCGGAGGCGACCAGTTCGCGCACGGTGTGCTCGATGACCGGTTTGTCGCCGACCGGGAGCATCTCCTTGGGAATCGCCTTGGTCAGCGGCAGCAGCCGGGAGCCGATACCTGCGGCCGGGATCACGGCCTTGCGAATCGTCATGATCCGATCATCACATACCTCAACAGACGTACTTGTCGGTAGTCGCGCGTACATTGCCCACTGTGGACACCTCTGCCGATAGCAAAGTCGCTGGTCGCAGCGCTGTCGCCGGTGGCGGCGGGCGCTGGGTGATCCACATCGACATGGATGCTTTCTTCGCCTCGGTCGAGCAGCTGACCCGGCCGACCCTGCGCGGGCGGCCCGTCCTGGTGGGCGGCATGGGCGGGCGCGGCGTGGTGGCGGGGGCGAGTTACGAGGCGCGGGTGTTCGGGGCCCGCTCGGCCATGCCCATGCATCAGGCCAAACGCCTGGTGGGGGTGACCGGCGTGGTGATTCCGCCGCGCGGTGCGGTGTACTCCGAGCTCAGCGGGCAGGTCTTCGACACGCTGCGCGAGCGCATTCCGATCCTGGAGACGCTGTCGTTCGACGAAGCCTTCGGCGAGCCCGCGGAATTGGCCGGTGCGACACCCGAGCAGGTGCTGAGTTTCTGCGAGGCGCTGCGCCGCGCGGTGCGCGAGCGCACCGGCCTGGTGGCCTCGGTGGGTGCGGGCAGCGGCAAGCAGCTGGCCAAGATCGCCTCCGGTCTCGCCAAACCCGATGGGGTGCGGGTGATTTCGCGTGCCGAGCAGCAGGGTTTCCTGTCCGCGCTGCCGGTGCGCAAGCTCTGGGGCGTCGGCCCGGTCGCCGAAAGCCGTTTGCGCACACTGGGTATCGAGACCGTGGGGGCGTTCGCGGCGCTGCCCGAGTCCGAGGCGGCCTCGATTCTCGGCAGCAGCCTGGGCATCGCGCTGCACCGGCTGGCGCGCGGCATCGACGATCGGCCGGTCGCCGAACGCGCGGAGGCCAAGCAGATCAGCGCCGAGACCACCTACGAGACCGATATCGTCACCCTCGCCCAGCTGCGCCCGGCCATCGATGCCATGGCGGCCTCGGCGCACCGGCGGCTCACCCAGGACGGCCGGGCCGCCCGCACGGTGGTGCTCAAGCTGAAGAAAGCGGATATGAGCATCGTGACCCGCTCGTCCACGCTGCCGTACGCCACCGAGGATCTGACCACGCTCACCGCGGCGGCGCAGCGCTCGGCGCTGGATCCGGTCGAGCTGGGCCCGATTCGTCTGGTGGGCGTGGGTTTCGCGGGTTTGTCGGAGATTCGGCAGGAGTCGCTCTTTCCGGAACTGGACCAAACCGTCGAGGCCAACGAATCGGTCTCGGAGGAGCCGACTTTGGGGCTGGCGCTCGGCCCGGAACCGGTGGTGCCGCCGCCGACCCGCTCCTACACCACCCAGACCTGGTACCCGGGATTGGATGTCGCGCACCCGGAATTCGGGCACGGCTGGGTGCAGGGCTCGGGCCACGGGCGTGTCACCGTCCGCTTCGAGACCCGCAGCACCGGTCCCGGCCCCGCCCGCACCTTCGCGGCCGACGATCCGGGCCTGACCCGCGCGGATCCGCTCGACAGCCTGCGCTGAGATCCGGCCATGGCGCACCGGCGAATTGAGAAGCCCGTGCACGAATTATGAGGATTCGGACTGAAAGTGCGTCCGCGGCGGTTTCCGAGTCGGATTTCCGCGTATCTCGTTGGTAGTGTCGGGCACCGTGCAGCGCCGCCCCTCTGTGGCGCCTGTCTCGTAGTCCAGGGACCTACTCGAACGCAAAGGACGAGCAGTTGAAGCTTCAGAAGACCGGACGTATCGCGGTTGCCACGCTGGCCATCGTCACCGCCCTCGGGCTCTCCGCGTGTGGTGAGGGTGACAAGAAGGAAACGAAGCCGAAGGCCACCACCTCGAAGACCACCGCGGCCACCGCCCCGCAGGGCAACCTGCCGGCCGTGCCCACCGCGGCGGACCTCAACGCGGAACTGCAGAAGGCGCTGGATCCGAACGTTCCGAACGATCAGAAGCTGGACATGATGCAGGGCGTCTCCGCCGACCCCACCCTGCCGCAGCGGCTGACCGAGGCC contains:
- a CDS encoding SMP-30/gluconolactonase/LRE family protein, yielding MSQGSKGFTEARVGNRTRIAAMLGGALLLAATVIGCGAEPDPEANVPAEGTRVSGGPGTVAKPGSLEGFSSPESVLFAEDRWFISNVGAERAPLAKDGDGYLTELNAVGTVTARKAMPRQGDPPLHAPKGMAHHDNRVFVADIDRVVGYDVDTHGQVFEAPLSGDEPAMLNDLALLDSKTLLVSDSLRGIVYRLDLESKSFESLATAIPGANGIALDPSGKVAFVAGTGADFTGGDLWRLDLTQNPVVPQRVGSVHGVLDGIAVPANGTIVISDWVSTTNPDQAGSVQVYNPDGSLSATVRLPDNLRGPADFTLDGTGRNIWVPAMADNRVVVVPLP
- the ileS gene encoding isoleucine--tRNA ligase, coding for MADETTARDAYPRVDLNQAGSGQVSFPALEQRVLAYWAADDTFRASIENRSDAEEFVFYDGPPFANGLPHYGHLLTGYVKDLIPRFQTMRGKKVERRFGWDTHGLPAEIEAEKQLGITDKSQIEEMGLAEFNAACKSSVLRYTNEWRNYVTRQARWVDFDNDYKTLDLDFMESVMWAFKSLYDKGLIYQGFRVLPYSWYEQTPLSNQETRLDDAYKMRQDPAVTVDMVLSVPAEHPLAALDGANALIWTTTPWTLPSNLAIAVHPDVTYAHVEGKDGKRYLLAAERVSNYTRELGEEPTVLSEHSGAALKDLRYAPPFDFFAGHPNAHRVLNADYVTTDSGTGIVHLAPAFGEEDMDVASAAGIELVQPLDAGGKFTSMVPPYEGLMVFDANPVIIKDLKAAGKLLRHETIEHSYPHSWRSGQPLIYMAVPSWFVAVTKFRDRMVELNQQITWVPEHIRDGQFGKWLEGARDWNISRNRYWGSPIPVWVSDNPEYPRIDVYGSLDELERDFGVRPTDLHRPMIDELVRPNPDDPTGKSMMRRTPEVLDCWFESGSMPFAQVHYPFENKNWFDGGHGDENGNPVPGHNPGDFIVEYNGQTRGWFYTLHVLATALFDRPAFKTVAAHGIVLGDDGLKMSKSKGNYPNVNEVFDRDGSDAMRWFLMASPILRGGNLIVTERGIREGVSHALRPLWNAWTFLQLYASKPGTWRTDSQHVLDRYILAKLAQTRDVMTEALETYDIAGACDELRSFADALTNWYVRRSRSRFWEEDRDAIDTLHTVLEVTTRLAAPLLPLITEVIWRGLTGGRSVHLADWPAASDLPHDAELVSAMDEVRTVCSTVLSLRKAQNLRVRLPLSEVTVAAADAERLAPFVELIADEVNVKKVDLTTDVAAHGRFELVVNARAAGPRIGKEVQTVIKAVKAGEWSEAADGTVTAAGIALLPEEYTQRLVAAEPESTAALPGNSGLVVLNSVVTEELEAEGWARDLIRDLQETRKSTGLDVSDRITVVLDVPAERLAWAQTHRDLIAGEILATALTFGDAGADAAEIVGGVKVSISKN
- a CDS encoding TetR/AcrR family transcriptional regulator, translated to MSEARERLLDTATRLFYAEGIHTVGIDRIIAEAAIAKATFYRHFKTKDDLVVAYLTREYARQKGVLEAVPGEGAESITAIFERLGELSCGPGFRGCPFLNAAVEFPNPDHAVRAIVDDYRGWFRDLMAERLRQDGHPDPDGTARALLLTRDGVALSGGVGDSETVRAGIRTALAHLAK
- a CDS encoding alpha/beta hydrolase, producing the protein MSALLGSITVLSAPATATPPPDPITSTATLAATPVSEDGSRIAAFEIRDARNLVLRVWSAAMNTDITVEVQRPADASEPRPVLYMLNGAGGGQDTATWKRNTDSVSFFGDKNVNVVMPIGGKHSYYTDWRTADPALGTNMWKTFLTEELPPIIDEALDTNGVRAIAGMSMSGTSVLQLPIAKPGLYRAVAAYSGCAQISDPIGRKFAEIVVGIGGGNPENMYGPPGDPAWVANDPYVHAEQLRGLELYVSNGSGLPGQHDTLSDVRSLGPADGGLAQQLIIGGILEAASDWCARNLKDKLATLEIPATFEISQAGTHSWGYWEDALRDSWPVLARGLEL
- a CDS encoding UTP--glucose-1-phosphate uridylyltransferase — encoded protein: MTIRKAVIPAAGIGSRLLPLTKAIPKEMLPVGDKPVIEHTVRELVASGITDITIVVSAGKSLIQDHFRPNPQLVAQLRADGKAAYADAVEEVYELGRLGHITYLDQHGPYGNGTPVLNAARNLGDEPMLVLWPDDVFVAEVPRAQQLIDAYEKTGAPVLALMPMDPAESQRYGVPVVEETIGEGLMRISGLKEKPKTADAPSSYAAIGGYVVTPGIIAELRRQVDNWYTHRTGEVYLTDAINLFAAENPVYGQVIRGSWYDTGNPADYLVAQFASALAHPEYGPLLRQLVGE
- a CDS encoding DNA polymerase IV — its product is MDAFFASVEQLTRPTLRGRPVLVGGMGGRGVVAGASYEARVFGARSAMPMHQAKRLVGVTGVVIPPRGAVYSELSGQVFDTLRERIPILETLSFDEAFGEPAELAGATPEQVLSFCEALRRAVRERTGLVASVGAGSGKQLAKIASGLAKPDGVRVISRAEQQGFLSALPVRKLWGVGPVAESRLRTLGIETVGAFAALPESEAASILGSSLGIALHRLARGIDDRPVAERAEAKQISAETTYETDIVTLAQLRPAIDAMAASAHRRLTQDGRAARTVVLKLKKADMSIVTRSSTLPYATEDLTTLTAAAQRSALDPVELGPIRLVGVGFAGLSEIRQESLFPELDQTVEANESVSEEPTLGLALGPEPVVPPPTRSYTTQTWYPGLDVAHPEFGHGWVQGSGHGRVTVRFETRSTGPGPARTFAADDPGLTRADPLDSLR
- a CDS encoding NlpC/P60 family protein → MSSRWIRRTARFLTTITVALTLAAPLWVGAAAADTGSGTGSASSGSATGSFSGSASGSAQLPVTSPRAVAALAVASTQIGKPYEWGGTGPDAWDCSGLVQWAYRQVGINLPRTTWLQVDSGLEVPFHALQPGDVVILNGDASHVGIYAGFGQILNAYDWGVPVGFTPLSQFEIYDIRRFY
- a CDS encoding MarR family winged helix-turn-helix transcriptional regulator, which codes for MDAEAELPDRAEAIEVIQRELTAFARRARGRATELHPELSLVASSILDLVIERDGCLAADLAGHFHLDKSTVSRQVAALEKSGYLARAADPANRRNQVLRATPEGERAAHAAARSRATAFALRFRDWDDSDLTQLARYLLRYNASDE
- a CDS encoding organic hydroperoxide resistance protein, whose amino-acid sequence is MTTLFTSSATSVGREGRSVSSDGYLDLKLAQPKAVGGTGDGTNPEQLFAMGYSACFASALQVVARTQKADLGDTSVTADVSLNKDDETGFGISVVLRVELPEHLQNETGRALVEAAHQVCPYSKATRGNIPVELVVE